The Ostrea edulis chromosome 1, xbOstEdul1.1, whole genome shotgun sequence genomic sequence TTGATAAACTATGGGTATGGGCGGGAGTAGAGAGCTATGGAGCTAAATTCTACTCTGAAAACCATTCTGTTTTTTAATCTATTGGATGGGGAAATAATCAACGCCAGCTAAATGAACCAAAGATGcccatctcgtgaaatgaaGTGAAATCATTCATGGAAGCAACAAtgataattcagaattaagaGATAAAGAATGCATCAAGAAAAAGGAATTGTGAAGAATTTTCGGAATGTGTCTCTGAATCAAGAGAAATTCAAATGCAGcaatgaaaaatgtatttaaaatttaagtttcgatgcgatataataatgacaaattttaaaaattgtgaatcatAAAGGTGGCGCAGAAAATTCTTCGTTTAAATGTTTCAGTGGTTTTCGGGTATCTGTGTTAATTTAAGGAATTtgtttgacaaatgtattgtctttctcttattttcagtcTACCTATATACGTtcaataagttattgggtttacatgatatctcaatatattgacaattactgtccatcatttttatatctgtatttttatataatggATAGAAATTGACAAACCAGTTATGCCGAAAGCATACTTCATACACCGGGGAAGTGGTCAATTTTCCAAATACATTAACTCTTTAAACGTGTGTACACTTCATTTTGACAACTTGTTCATCGTGTAAGCGTTCAGATAACACATAAAAACcaacaaaacatttaaaacaaggACGCGAGATCAagatataacaaacaaaatctcaacaacaaaaaagaaacagcaaaataataattaaaacacacacacacgcaaaAGAAGAATTAAATTATACCTTAGAATCgcaaatattatttgaaatcttCAACTTTAATGTCTTCTTTAGGATGAATTTTATTCAATTCATCGTTTTCCCTACGAATGTTCTTTTCTTGTAGCCTTTGGTAACGTTGATGAAAACTATTTTGACTGTAGTACTCGGAAAAGTTTGATGCAATGATTGCTACTGGCATTGCGAGCAACAAGAGACCGGATAGGGCACACAGAACCCCTACCACATAGCCAGCGATAGATGTGGGGTATAGGTCGCCATATCCGACGGTTGTCATGGTGATAATAGCCCACCACATGGAGATAAATATGCTTGAAAAGGAATCGCTGTTAGTTATTTCAGCGTAGTAAATCAATGTCGCAAAGAACAGCATTCCAATACAAAATGTAATAGCCATCAATAATAATTCTAAGAGGCTGTGCTTTATTGCAAGAAGAAGGACTCTCAAAGCACTAAAACGACGCGCAACGCGAACGAAAAGGAGAAGTCGAACCATGCTAATGGCTTTGCACAAAAAATACAACCAGCGAGCCACTTCGTTTTCTGCTAGAATTGACTTGAAGAACTCCATGATGAAATTCATCAACATGGCAAATACAAGAACAAAGCTGACAATGTGAGTCCACGATGTGAGATAGTCTTTCTTCTTCGGACAGACAATGAGTCCCACACTCCATTCCGTCATGAAGAATAACAAACAACCTGTTTCCAGAGCAAACAACACCGGAACTGGGTCCGTCAGAATGAGAGTCGTTAGTTTATCATTTCCGGAGAGATGGATGTCGGGATAGTGATGTGTGATAAACTCAGATACATACAGGTCTGTGCGTAGGTCTTGGATATTCCAAATACAGAAAATCAGGATACTTACACCCACAACACACAGATATAAACAATACCATGTCTGCAAGGAAAAGATATATTGGTGATGAATATGATTACATTGAATTTGGAAACATGTCTAAAAGATGTGACTATTTTGAGcttaaaataagtaaaatccAACGTAAGATAGATACAATGCTTATATCAAATAATGGGAATGATTATAAGTATGAGTATAAACGAAATCATTGCAAatcattacaatacatgtaaaaactatCTAAAAGGGATAATGATACCTTTGCCAGTTTGGAAGACCCAGGGTGATTTAGCACGTGCCATATTCTCTCCTTAAGTGATTCGTCATCTGATGCAGACTCTTTTGTGTCGTCATTCTGGATCAGATCCGTCAAAATCGCCATATCGTCCTCATGTTGGAAATACTGTCTCCAGCAGCATTCCTTGACGTTGCCATTTTTGATCTCCCAAAAAGACAGCTCTTCTCGTAATAAAGCTCCACATATATGTTTCGGAACATGCAAATTTCCAGAGACTAAAAGATTTAATATAACATTGAAGAGTTCGGGATCTCTGTCAAAGAAGTATTCTTGTTTCTCTGTATCGTATGACGTGTGGTCCGGTGTCAGGTTCGCTAGTTTGGAGTCCGAGATGGATTTGATGGTGGACACCAAAGTTTCAAATGTCCTGCCTCTGATATTAAACTTCACCCGGCCCACATTTGATTCCATGATTCCAGTTTTTTACACTTACGTGGGAACTGTAAATGACACGAACTGTGACATGATTCCTGaaactaaaatgaaaataaccgATTATACACGTGGTTTTATTGAACCTAATCTAGTATTTAATCGTTAGATTATTAATATACGGCCCCTGTATTTGGTAATGATACTAACGGTACAGGTACTCTAATGACATTACGAAATACTGGATGTTTTCAAATGTTATGCTATTTACGAATATTTTATAAGTTATTTTCAGAACTAgagtatatatacacacgttATATCAAGCGTCGCACAATTGATTGGGAGATGATAGCTTAAAATCATAGAAGAATCCAGGCTTCGTTTCGGAACATTTCTTAGACCTCCATTTTCGAGGTTTTTGGTCGCGATGGTCTCCATTCATTCGTTGATGAACTTTGAGAGGTTGAATTATCAAACGCTAAAGTATGACGCTTCTCTGGGATCCGCCAATTCCTCTCCACGAAGAGAAATACTCAAATATCACCACAACCATGCATGTTAGAATTGGTAATAACCACGCCTCATCAAATActggtacatatatgtataaatagaCTTAAAGATGCTAATTCTCTTCGAATAGCTGGACTGCACACATCTAAATAACAATTTCTTATTGAAGCCctagtatttacatgtagaacaaatgaAGATTGACAACaatgatcaaacttataaatcctataattaaatatctgtgaactcgaaataaaagacaccacagagtcctccataTCTGTTTTGTACTTATATCCTTTAATGACAATAAAcgaacaactcaattttatgacagaCGGGATATTACGGTTTCTCCATCGTCTACTTCCCATAGAATTTGCGAGATGTTGACTTTACACGATACTGAGAATTCCCTGcgacatcaacttgtttgtcagtatcataataatataataatgataaaatttatatagcgccttatatagAACAAATTACTCTAGggcgctttacaagggtagCGGTGGGGAATTcaacaataaaatgaaattaaatgatagtatgacataaaatcttacatctataaaattatcaaaataaaacattattattaagAATTGAGATCGATagttaaaggttttttttaagtaGAACACTATGCAAAGTATCTAAAAACTAAAAGCACTTTAAAATGTTAAGTTAAAAGCTAAaacacacagaacaagctcttatgtTAAATCAGGTGagaggtataaacaccatatgcaggtgataatggaatactgctacataaatgtggaagttgacaatggagaagctgaaatcatcccgtttgtcgtaaGGTtggttgagttgttagtttgccgttcatatttattttcaataaaatatctaagtacgaagcagatgtgaaggactttgtggtgttttttttatttcgatttcatagggatatatcgaatcgacatatgaatgaacatgattattgttaatagataaaacatcgtcgatatatctagatGACGAGTTGAAGGcaacatattttttcttctcatgtggcagtttttgaataaattctgcttcatatgaatataaaacaggtcagctaacaaaggagcacaattcgtgtccatgggatttccaacagactgttggaagacctgatcaccaacgactatgaagatattgtcagtgaGGAATTAACTCCAGCAtatcttttcatttcaacttcagagtacttgtttGTGGAATCAGAGAGGTATTTAAAacagtaagtttttggatgactaatcaTTAGATATGAAAATTCCATAATGGTAAATCATACTTATATCATAGTGGTAAATCATTACTTATATCATAATTAATGGTAAATCATTACTTATATCAAAATGGTATATCATTGCTTATATCATAATGGTAAATCATACTTATATCATAGTGGTAAATCATTACTTATATCATAGTGGTAAATCATACCTATATCATAGTGGTAAATCATTACTTTTATCATAATGGTAAATCATTACTTATGTCATAATGGTAAATCATTACTTTTATTATAGTGGTAAATTCAATTCTTATATCATAATGGTAAATCattacttatacatgtaaatcataacGGTAAGTCATTACTTTTATCATCATGGTAAATCATTacttataaatataaatttcaccCATGTCATAAAGAATGACAGTTGACGACAATTGAGATGAGGAGAATTTGTCTTCtgcaaaatgaatttaatacgAGCGAACGCCTGTCTAAAGATAGCCTCTTTGATAGAATGTAATCTGAAAGTATACAAACCCGTTGTGCtgtcgattgattgattaaatattgtttaacgtttctgtggagaattaaatattgtttaacgtctctgtGGAGAattcaatattgtttaacgtctctgtagagaattaaatattgtttaacgtctctgtggagaattaaatattgtttaacgtctctgtGGAGAATtaaatattgcttaacgtctctgtggaggattaaatattgtttaacgtctctgtGGAGAATTAAATATTGCTTAACGTTTCTGTGGagaattaaatattgtttaacgtctctgtggagaattaaatattgtttaacgtctctatggagaattaaatattgtttaacgtttctgtggagaattaaatattgtttaacgtctctgtggagaattaaatattgtttaacgtctatGTGgagaaataaatattgtttaacgtctctgtggagaattaaatattgtttaacgtctctatggagaattaaatattgtttaacgtctctgtggagaattaaatattgtttaacgtctctgtgaagaattaaatattgtttaacgtctctgtggagaatttttcactcatatggagacgtcaccaacacaggtgaagggcttcaaatttagacctatgctcggcgcttacagtcattgagcagtgaaggttctttagcgtgccacacctgctgtgacaagggacatccgtttttaaggtcatctccgaggacccgtggcattcacacCATTGCTATTTGATTAGCTAGATACACAACACATATTGGAACTTCGCAATGTATTGTGTatacaaggttttttttaatatctccAAAGCAACGTGACCGTGGCGACTTCCGGTTAAAGCATTGCACACCTTCATGACATGATATATGTAAACTAAACCCCCTTCTTTAAACCATTGCTACGAGCCTGCTATGAAACATGAATGAATCGTATTACGAGCACAGAGAGATTACTCGCATTGTCAGCTCTAAAGATTAGTTCAGAAAATTTGAGCCTATACATATTCATATACAAAAGTTTTGACGTCCAGTAAAATATTCTCGTTCTGGATCCCGTAAAGTCACTAATCTTTGAGCTGAAATTAGTAAATTAGTACGTGGATTGTCTCCTCTTCATCCTAGTCTTATGATCTCGTGCATAATGTAGTATTATTGGAAATGATTGGGTCTTGTGTAGATCAATCATGAGCAGGACGATAAATCAATCAGAACTTCGCGGTTCTTtcccagtggtggatccagcGTTAACACCCCCACCTACCCCTtacatgtatgattttttttcttatagAAATATGTCCAAATACATTAAAATGTATACGTATTACTTTGTCAGAACTCTGAAGCTACAAGGGATTATGCCACTGGGCCCCCTACAGGGCTTCTCCCTAGATCCACTGGGAGTTTCAAGAAAGAGTCCAGACTGTAAccctttaccccccccccttccaaattTCCAagaacacctcttatgaaggaGATAAAAGTTTTCGGGGGAAATGGCAGAAATTTCGCGTGTGACCTTGACACACCTTGAAAATTACACCTCctgataatatacatgtaagtaattCGCATCAACTGTTTGAACAAGCATACCTGATTGAATGCATCTCTACAAATAGCATGTTTGTATATTTCATCACAGTCATGACGCATAGCAATTTTTATATTCATCCGTTACAGgactaacatacatgtacatagtatttctaagtgctctctctctctctctctctctctctctctctctctctctctctctctctctctctcatggtTACGTAACATTACATGGgtgattaagttttaaaatacCTGCTTTGATGATATAATTTAccaatatttttcaataaacaaTGGAATTTCAAATTTCCGTGCATGAGTTAAACACAATGCTATGTATTCTAGCTATTCATCTTATGGTGACGAAATTAACAATGATATAAATTATAATATCATTGAAATATGTATCTAAAGACCAACACCAAAGTCAGGGTACTGCTGTCTGAAAAGGCAACATCTAGTCCGATACTGATccagagtttaaaaaaacaATAACTCCTGAAAATTGATAATCTTACCTAATTAGCGCACGTGCTGAATTATCCGACATTTATCTTAATGTATTTTCTCAATTGCCAATCTGGCGGGTCAAAAATCTGGTCAGTAAGAAAAGAGTAAATCAGGCGAAACAAGATTTCTCTAATGGTTAAATAAATATACTGATATTTCCTCTAACTCTgtttacatgtagtacatttaTTTATCTTCAGGCGAGACTATAAATTTAAAGTACAGCTAATTCGTTCAACTCGTTTATCCAATATGATTATGATGTTAGTATCTTGCATTTATCCTCATCATGAAATGCATTTCTGGGGACAATATTTCTACAAACATTTTGATTGTTGGTATACATGCTCtgttttaaaatgtacaaatatTCTGGGCTAATATTAATTCTTTTGGTCTATTCATCAAAAGTAAAtcctttattatttttttaaacatctaaGAAGTATATCGATTTTAAAGGACTTAATCAAACAAACTAAATAAAGAAAGCTTTGTGGATTTAGAGCATTAATGGTTTGCAAACCGAAGCgattttcaaataatgaatCCACCAgcaaatatatatttgattgcTTTTTATTTCCtactaaattgatatttacaaaatgtgtcAATTTAAAATGCGCCTTCATAGATGATTGACGAGGTTGGGTGTTTGAAGTATCCGACATATAGATGTAACAGAACCTAAGCATTGTTAGCCAAGATATAACTCACACTCAAGCAATATATTGGCAGGATTTAGATTGATAAAGGCATACGTGCAGTCGATACTTTAATATTGATCTTCAGTTTAACAAGCAACCaacatcaatgaaaatataattaagGATTACCTAATAAAAGGGATTCGATTAAATTCATCTTTTAATGCTCACTGTATAGATAACACGGCACCACTTCCGCGTATTTATGACAATATCTGCTTTTGACACGGACGCATGTTTAAATATGGGGAATATTGAAATCAGACTCCATTAACttattgatatatttgatatgatTATACATACTTTGTAACTTCAAAATATGTAGTACTTCACTGGTGACGTCCCTATGTCAATGAACAATGTCTAGAATGTGACgtaaacaacacacaaacaaatAAAGTATATTATCATCACAATTGTCAAAATATACAATCGAAAATTCGCCTGTCGGGGATTTTCAGGACAATTTAAGCTACCCCATGTTCTATTCATCATCGAAATTTTGGGATAATCTAGGATTTTTATAAATTCTTCCATGAATAAAGAAtaactattgattttttttgtaaCTAGACATAATTTCGTTTTTCCTTGAACTTATCAACACGTCTGTTGAGGTTGCTTTTTCTTTACTGTGAGTCAGATGTGATCCATAAAACTCTCAAATGTAAGATTTGGAAAAAAAACTGTATCCACTTAATTTTCATCGTACTTTGCCGTGTTtccccctcttttttttttgccttcTTCTTCCTATCATCGGAATACACAGTCACTCACTCAAGGTGATCAGAATTTGTGGAGCTACTTCCGATAACACTTTGTTGGCGGTTCTCCGAAATTCCCAGATGTTTCTATGGACTGGGACAGAAATTCCCAGATGTTTCTATGGACTGGGACAGAAATTCCCAGATGTTTCTATGGACTGGGACAGAAATTCCCAGATGTTTCTATGGACTGGGACAGAAATTCCCAGATGTTTCTATGGACTGGGACAGAAATTCCCATATGTTTCTATGGACTGGGACAGAAATTCCCAGATGTTTCTATGGACTGGGACAGAAATTCCCAGATGTCTCTATGGACTGGGACAGAAATTCCCAGATGTTTCTATGGACTGGGACAGAAATTCCCAGATGTTTCTATGGACTGGGAAAGAAATTCCCATATGTTTCTATGGACTGGGACAGAAATTCCCAGATGTCTCTATGGACTGGGACAGAAATTCCCAGATGTTTCTATGGACTGGGACAGAAATTCCCAGATGTTTCTATGAACTGGGACAGAAATTCCCAGATGTTTCTATGGACTGGGACAGAAATTCCCAGATGCTTCTATGGACTGGGACAGAAATTCCCATATGTTTCTATGGACTGGGACAGTAATTCCCAGATGTCTCTATGGACTGGGACAGAAATTCCCATATGTCTCTATGGACTGGGACAGAAATTCCCAGATGTTTCTATGGACTGGGACAGAAATTCCCAGATGTTTCTATGGACTGGGACAGAAATTCCCAGATGTCTCTATGGACTGGGACAGAAATTCCCAGATGTCTCTATGGACTGGGACAGAAATTCCCATATGTCTCTATGGACTGGGACAGAAATTCCCATATGTCTATATGGACTGAGACAGAAATTCGCAGAGTCACTTTCTGAGACGGATTGGGACATTTCCAGCATGTGATAAATACGCTCTACCTGTTGAGTTTAGTAACTGTGCCTCAGTGCCAAACCTGTTCTATTTTGCAACCTTTTCACACACAGGTGCTTGGATCTTGATATATAAATAAgctatttacatatgtatatgtgctcACTATTTATATATCAAGAATTAAACACCTGTTTTCAAATAATTCTTCAAATAATGCAACATGACACGCACGTCATGAATTTGACATTACACAGGGTTATAAAAACGCTTGATTAAATGACGAAAACATCCTGTTACTGCTCTCATACTCTCTTTCATCAGAGCG encodes the following:
- the LOC125671527 gene encoding potassium voltage-gated channel protein Shaw-like, whose translation is MESNVGRVKFNIRGRTFETLVSTIKSISDSKLANLTPDHTSYDTEKQEYFFDRDPELFNVILNLLVSGNLHVPKHICGALLREELSFWEIKNGNVKECCWRQYFQHEDDMAILTDLIQNDDTKESASDDESLKERIWHVLNHPGSSKLAKTWYCLYLCVVGVSILIFCIWNIQDLRTDLYVSEFITHHYPDIHLSGNDKLTTLILTDPVPVLFALETGCLLFFMTEWSVGLIVCPKKKDYLTSWTHIVSFVLVFAMLMNFIMEFFKSILAENEVARWLYFLCKAISMVRLLLFVRVARRFSALRVLLLAIKHSLLELLLMAITFCIGMLFFATLIYYAEITNSDSFSSIFISMWWAIITMTTVGYGDLYPTSIAGYVVGVLCALSGLLLLAMPVAIIASNFSEYYSQNSFHQRYQRLQEKNIRRENDELNKIHPKEDIKVEDFK